The window TGTTGTTTGTTTCATGAGAATGATAGTAGTAGGAACAATTTTCTGTTGCTCCACTCAAATTTGAAAAATGCTTCTTGGCAACATGAACAACAAAGCatgctaaaagctaaaagcatccagcaaagaaagaaatgtttgaGTGTGGCTGAACGCAGCTCAAACCTGCGGGAACATCACGTCACGTCACGCGTGTGTTTCCCGGCAAACAAGCGAGCAGCCGCCTACGGTTCGTTGACATGTCTGTTATCAATGGATGCTTTGATTGCTCCATCTAAGTCCCTAAAAAACCAAGACTTCCAACATCTTTCTGTGTCTGGCTAACAAAGACGATGCGTTGTGATGTGGTGTCATGATTCCCGCCGACTGTGAACTTCAGCACAGTTAAGAGGATTTGTTAAAGGTTATTCTTTTTTTGATATCGATCACTTTGAATTGAATTCTCCAGGTCGATAACCTTGATTCACACTCTTTTCAGACTTTATTTAATTCTCTTCATCTTACAAGCTGGAATTCTTTGACATTTATCCCAATATTGCTGTTGGCGTGTGTAAACAGTCTGTCAGTATTAACAGACGCTGCAAACATCAGCTTATTGCTCCCCGTTCGACCCAGTTGAAGTCTATCAGGTTGACTGGTCACAGCAATCTATGACTATTTCCTGAATTCAAATGAGACATCATGATTTACGGCCAAACTGCAGCTATTTCACACTCTGTGATATTGGCTTCGTGCAGACAGTCTCTCCATCTTTTACGCTCTAAAACCCACAGCCACTGCTAACTGCTCTTTAGAAGcactgattgattgataaagTCTTGATTTTGACATTTTGTGCGCCTGCATTCACACAAAACGTGTGAATAAGTGATTGGATCAGTCAATTAGcataaaaatgtcctcattgtCTATATATTCAGACAAACACTTAAATCTGGAGTAACTCACCAGACGAGGTCCTCTCACACTTCTGCACGTTGCACTTCTGTGTGCTTGCAGGCTGAAGGTCGTGGTCACATTTTGATGCATCCACTTCTGTCTCAGCCTTGGTGTTGATGCACTTGATGAGCCGGCGCTGCACTCCTCcaccacaggaagtggaacactGCAGAAATACGACAGGAAATCCCACACAAATGTAGTTTTTAATACCTTCAGGCTTTAAGGTACAAACTTTATATTTGTTTTCGTATTTGTGATGTTTTTAGACCAGACGAGGAAGAGATTAAACTGATTCTGTTACTCTAATACACACGATTAAAACAACAAATCGTCCCGCAGAAGACAGGCTGTAAAAACAAGCAGCGGCCATCAGGACCACCAAGATGAAGACAGAAGGTTCTGGATTCTTTGGATTACAAATACAGCAGTCATGATGCCATAATGCCACAGCAGTGCTTCAACTTGTTTTAATACTTTGTTGTTATGGTACCGTTTGATTGCTTCAAAATTAACAACAGCAAGATCTCAGACAACATGGAGCAGATAAACTAGCAACTCTCCCCTCTTATCTTTTCCCTCAAAACAGAAACCAGAATGATACTATTAACCACTTTAGTTGGTTGTATAATAATTTAGAACCCGAGTTACAACCTTTAGAATGTACATTCCCTGAACGACGTCGAGGACATGATGAAATCTAATGAGTTCTTCCACAATTATTTTGGGAAGGAAAATGTGAGGGTAATGATGCCTGAAGCTTTTGGAGTttttgtatatttgtgtgtgtgtgtgtgtttgtctattTCATGTGTGCCAATGAGGGTGAGATAACAAGATGCTATCAATACAAAAGGGTCCTTCACTCTCTGAAATAAACAGATGAGCAAAATGAAAATCTTTGAATTGTcttattttatcttatcttttttcactgtaaacacttaataatatttttaattaaagtcGATCTATGGATGGTAGCCAGGAAGTTAACCGCAGGTGGAGCTGAGAAATCTCTCAGGGGTCCCATGTATTAACTTTGAATCGATACTGGCCTTTACATCAGATTGAGCAGTGCTACACAACAGAATTAAAATCCGTCGCCCATcaatttcctgcagctgctgtcctgATATCAGGTTAAGTTAAAAGTCAGACTCACCACACGTGACTGAGGTACTCAGACATGTTGACTGCTTTTACTTTACAAAGATAAACGTGGCTCTCTCACTGTGTCTGAACAGCAAATTTACAGGTTTTTGAGCTCAAACCAAAAGACAGAAGTGGTGGGGTTCTTTTCAGCTCCAGAGGCCTCATCTGCACAGAGAATATTGCTGTTTGGAAGAAATGTGCCTTGAAAGGGTTTTATTTAACCAAGCGTACAGAGGAGCAAAGAGCTGTGAGAAAACCACAAAACTAAAGGACCAGCGTGGAAGCTaatgcagcagctctgtgagtGGCTTTCAGCCAAGGACACTCGAGGACATACAGTAAATGATCGATCCAAGCCTTTGTCctctgaggagggaaaaaaaatctttgtctTTGACAAATCATTAATTGTAGTTGATGCTCTTCAACGCCCAGAAAATTTAAGCGGGAGAATCTATTCTCTATTTTTAGATGAGGAAACTGCACTTGTATGCCttgcccccacccccatccccccaacAAAGACCTCCCGAGTTCTAGTTTCATCTCAATATTAACAATTTTAACAGTAATAAACGGATCAAACACAGCCATTTTCAAACAGGTTCAGTTCATTTACTTCAATATGGAAGCAAGCGCTCGTGTGtgtgcaagcgtgtgtgtgtgtgtgtgtacctgtccCCATGAGCCAGTCAGCCATTGAACACACAGTTGGTTATTACATGACTGGATGCGGCTGGGTTGAAGGTCCAGATCACATCGATCCTCCTCTGGACAGGTAACTACACGCTGCTGCTcaccacctccacacacctcagaacactgatcacacacacacacacacacacacacacacacacacacacgcacacacacacgcgcacacacacacacacacacacacacacacacacacactaaatgaTCGATAAAGTGAATTGCGGCCCTCAGTGTCGGGTCTGATTCATTTTCACACATGTGGGGCTGATGGAATTTCTAATCCACAACATTTCTGATAGCAAAACAGCTGAAAAGTGTCAAACTAAAAGGGAGGTGTGGTCAGAGTGTTCTGGtgctccatcatcatcatcagagaaTGCACCACTTTCACATCCCGTCGAACACTCACCTGTCCCCAGGAGGAAGCGTACCAGTCCAAACATGGTTGAAGGTTACAGGACAGGTGGGTCTGAGGTCTGGAGGACACAGCTCGACAATGAAAAGGTCGCAGGGACCTTTCGTCCCGCATGTCGATACATGTGACTTCCCGTGTTTTAGCACCACCCCCACAGTTCCTGGAACACTggggagaaaacacacatgctTTTGCAGGGGTTCTGAGTGGTTATTATCTCAGAATCAAAGCAGTGACCCTGGAACAACTGTGTATATAAAAGGAGGTAGGTCAAATATTCAGCAGACTTGATGGACAGAGATAAACACTGCAACGAGAGCGGCCTTCCACCCACTCGTTGTGTGGTGAATGGTCTGTTCTCTATATTGGTTTGGATTTTCTTGTTCTCCTAGGTTGCCATTTTTgcattaatatatatatatatatatatatatatatatatatatatatatatatatatatatatatatatatatatatatatatattatatatatatatatatgtatgtatgtatagtTTCCTCCCATCTCTGCCATTCTATTGCATGTCTGCAGGTCATATACAGAAACATGTTGAAACAAAAGCCTCACCTTACTCCATTCTTGGACTTTCCATGAGGCGCAGGGCCGTAGGTAACACCGCTGGGCTGGGGCAGGCCTCTTGGCCGGGTCACAGTCAGAGTCAGAGCCAGAGCTGCAGGATAAAGTCCTCCAGATTGCCCCCAGACCACAGCTGGTGGAGCACTGTGGAAGAACAGGAGAGCTTTCAGCCTCTTTCACACAGTTTGTAGTTTTCTTACAAACACAGCACAAACTGCcgacaaaacacaaaagaaaaaaaaaacatttttcatggGCACTTTTCCTTTTGATGTCTCTGCTCAGAGGAACTGAATAGGAACTCTGTGGTTGAGCTTTAAGACTAGCCAGCATAACTGTTTTGTTTGGCTGGAACCTTTGAAGGTTTTCTCTGTGCAGTGATGCGAAACATTCCCCCTGCTCGCTGTAGATTAAAGTGTACTTCAACATTCTGGAGACAAGATAACGTTAGTATGTGCAGAAAATTCTCCAGGACGTTATTTATAGGTTATCAACTTACTATAAATAATCTTAAAACGCATGGGCACACATGTGTAGACAAACACAGAAGGTGGGCCCTGCTGCCTAAGAggaataaataaagaggaataAATAAAGTAACTGACAGAATTAAAATCATAGTTCAACAAATTCTACAAAACTATATTTAGGACTTTTGAGTCTGATTTGAAAGAGGTGCTTTTGTGGGCCTCTAAGTGAACATCTTAATCTCTTTAACATACTGAATCCACCTGCCCTCTGCATGCTTTATCGATAAAGATAACCTCAAAGTTAATTCCAATAATGTCTGGATATTTAAGTTGCTGTCCTCTCCAActggtgtctgtctgtttttcagCAGGGATCTTGTGGATTTATTGTGATTGTCATTTTTGTTATATATGTTATATGTTACACATATAATCTTTCACCAAAGAAGAGGAAATTCTGAGAAAAAGTGTGATATAGAGCAATGGGTGGACTCACTGCACTCCAGTTTCCGGTGATCCAGTAACCTGAGAAAGTGCCCTGAGGGGAGGCTGTAGTTTGGACAGATGTTGGCAGCAGAGTCGGCCAAAAAACAGCGGGACGTGTAGATGTTGGGGGGTCTGGATGAGCTGAGGGAAGCCCGATACTTCTCTCCGTCACCATGACAGGCATCGGCGTTTCATCAAGTGCTTCCAAATCCAACCACGAAGCCTGGGGGGAGAACTCTGCGCCCCCTCTCTCAGCGGAGGGAGGCTCAGTCGGATCATATTTCCTCACAGCTGGCAGGAGGTCAGCTGGAGAAACCTGCGTGGCTCCTTCCAGCGCTGTAGGAGGTTCAGTTGCAGTTCCAGATGATGTGGAGATATCAGACGCCCGGTGGTTACCTGAAATTTGCAGgtaggggaggggggtgggcaTGTATTCCTCAGAGAGTGAGGCAGTAGTGGGATTAAAGTCTGTGTCCCATGAATATCTACCAGTGGCATATGTTGGGCTAAAATCACTGTGATCTGAGTCCAAATCCTCCAGTATGAAGCCAGATGCAGAAACGAAGCTCTGACTGGTTGTCTGAGGTATTTCTGAAGCACTCTCATCCAGCTGGACAGACTGAAAGGTTTCCTGGTCTTCTGGAATCACAGTACTCTCTTCATAGTTATCATACACATACAGGCTATCATTCCCAACTGGAGCGCTCGTCGGTGTGTTGGGAATGCCAGAAATAGTTGTATGAGATGCGTCAGCGTTGACAGTGAGGCTGTCCTCTGTGAAACTAAGGCCATTTTCAACCTCTGGTCCGTTGGCATCCTTTGTTGGCACACTGAGATGGTTGTTTCTCTCttcttgtgtttgtgaatgCTGAACTACGGGCCTGTGAGTGGGGGAGACGGGCAGGAGATAGTCCTCAGAGAGAAAGTCGTCCCACTCCTTCGAATTCTCCGCTCCTGCGTTTCCATTGTCCCCCGTGGGGTCCAGGATTGTGTCTGCTATCTCCTCCCTTTCCAGTGGGAAATGGAGGGATTCCGTAGTTACCTTTGGAATCCCAGCGATCTCTGAGGCCGCCGTGGAAGCCATCTGGGTTGGTCCTGCATCCTGTGGAACACCAAACACGCGGCTGCCCTCCACACCATTCTCAGCAGTTTCCTCCAAGTCTTCATGGAAGTTGATGAAATTATAATCATAGTAAAAATCATCAACCTGAACGCTGCTTTCAGGGAAGCGGCCAATATTTTCTATGTTATTGTGGTAGTGAAAATCTCCGAGGGCATTGACGTCGCTGGCAATCGGTGTCTGTGCCCTGGTGTTGCTGTATCTGGGTGGAGGTTTGAGATCAGATATGGGGTTGATTTCATTCAGAACATCATTGCTGGACCAGCCGCTGCCAGACCAGTCTCCATAATTATCCACCTCTTGTGGACAGTCTTGAATGGAGCAGATGGCAACAGCAGTGGGCTTCTTCTGTGGGTCACAGTCAATGCCCGTATTTCTGGAGCAGGTGATGTTACGGCGACGAACGCCGCTTCCACAGGTCAGTGAACACTGCATGGACGGAAAGACCCAACAAGTAATGCAAAGGGTTTATTTTATAACAATACCACCAGAGTTAaagtaaaaacagagcagcgatggaatttctttttttggaccCAATTTCAAGACACTGTGAAATCACTGTGTTGGAAACTTAATATGAATCCAGAGAAGAGGATAAATCTGAATTTGGAAACAAATGGCTCATAATGCTGGTCCagactgacctttgaccagtTGCCAGCAGTCCAGTCGGCAGGACAggggatgtgtgtgttgcaggaggaCAGTGAGGCGGGTTTGGGCACGTGTTCACACTCCCTGGACGACAGGGCTTTCTGCTCCTCGGCACTCACCGCCTGAATGCAGAGGACGGTCCTCTTAGTTTGGCCCGAGCCCCCACAGCTCGCAGAGCATTTCTGCCACTCGCCAATCCACCACCTAACACAAGCGGGGGAAAGAGGTAATTCATTGAGTGCAAATGGCCTCCCGGTCATCAAAAACAGCTACAATGGAAATATGTTTTCAACTGCACCTCTAGCAGAGAGAATGATAAATGTGACTGTTTTTACACTTGTTTCTGCAGGGAGCGTTATAGCTGCtgtttttacaaatgaaaaaataatgaaGCATTGATAAATAAGATCCGGAGCGGCGGAGAAGCAGATACGCCGTATGTCATGTTTTATAAATTATTACTCTAGTGGTGTCAGTCAGACTAAATATGTCAGTGTGCTACCGCAATAATAGTGGGGGTCAAGTTCTCGATGGCTAGCAGGGACCGGAAAGCACATTACAGTGGTGGTTCAGAACCAGATAAACAGTCCAGACCAAGCAAGCAATTCCAGAGAGGGCACggcaataaataaaagcaaataacAGTTTAAATTACTAACACaatgaaaacaacacacaaaaaaagaaaacacaggggACCCTTAAGAAACAAAGGCCAGACTGAGAGAATATGAGAAGACAATCTGAGGTTGTGGCCATTATTTGCAgaaataaatgaggaaatgaGAAGTCCAGTGGGCAGAGCCACCAAGGAGGAGTTGATAAATGGGACACAATCAAGGGCACAAAAGGGGCTTCAGCTGACAAAATAGCACAGAGATTTAAATCTGCAGGATACCTGCAAACACATAGCAGATAAATTTGGAATCCGATTCAGGTACAAGATAAACATCCAAAAAAAGCCCAAGACAAACAAGAGCTGTGTCTGACTGAATCAACAGCTGCATCAGTGACTTATAATAAACTGCATTCACTGAGCAGTGTTTTGCTTCCTGCCATGAGATTCAGAcagaaatgcaaaaataaaccaaaactgtGACGACAGCATCGCGGAGCTTGACGGGCAGTTCTCCCAGCTCAGAGTGATGAAGTGATGAAGTGCTGACATCCAGGAACTACTCACACAGCTGGACAGGGATCTTTCTGACAGCTGGTTTGGTTATCATCGGGGCGGGTTAAAGGGTCACACCAGTGCTCCTCCACTATCCCGGTCGTC is drawn from Takifugu flavidus isolate HTHZ2018 chromosome 2, ASM371156v2, whole genome shotgun sequence and contains these coding sequences:
- the LOC130521913 gene encoding A disintegrin and metalloproteinase with thrombospondin motifs 7 isoform X2; the protein is MKGDDHPLHHDVSVLLTRKDICAAINMPCETLGLSHVAGMCQAHRSCSISEDTGLPVAFTVAHELGHNFGIQHDGNGNDCEPVGKRPFVMSPQLLYGTSLPQWSRCSREYITRFLDRGWGWCLDDAPVKDKHSWNSVLPGVVYTAVHQCRLQYGPSSRLCDDMDNVCSTLWCTMGTTCHSKLDGAVDGTSCGEDKWCFRGECLPVGHQPAMINGGWGSWSEWSACSRTCGAGVQNAHRDCDNPVPKYRGTYCLGERRRYKICNITPCPQEVPTFRDVQCGHFNVLPYKGTFYKWETVFNKASPCELHCRPLNENFSEKLRDAVTDGTLCYEGNKSRDMCINGICMKVGCDYVVESSAVEDRCGVCNGDGSTCTTVRRTFEESEGLGYVDIGLIPEGARDIRIEEVAEAGNFLALRSDNPNKYFLNGGWTIQWNGDYKAAGTIFTYERTRHLENLTSPGPTTEPLWIQLLFQEPNPGVRYEYTINRNTSDNNSLPTSSFSWKFGSWTECSATCGAGVQRQIVHCVERTTGIVEEHWCDPLTRPDDNQTSCQKDPCPAVWWIGEWQKCSASCGGSGQTKRTVLCIQAVSAEEQKALSSRECEHVPKPASLSSCNTHIPCPADWTAGNWSKCSLTCGSGVRRRNITCSRNTGIDCDPQKKPTAVAICSIQDCPQEVDNYGDWSGSGWSSNDVLNEINPISDLKPPPRYSNTRAQTPIASDVNALGDFHYHNNIENIGRFPESSVQVDDFYYDYNFINFHEDLEETAENGVEGSRVFGVPQDAGPTQMASTAASEIAGIPKVTTESLHFPLEREEIADTILDPTGDNGNAGAENSKEWDDFLSEDYLLPVSPTHRPVVQHSQTQEERNNHLSVPTKDANGPEVENGLSFTEDSLTVNADASHTTISGIPNTPTSAPVGNDSLYVYDNYEESTVIPEDQETFQSVQLDESASEIPQTTSQSFVSASGFILEDLDSDHSDFSPTYATGRYSWDTDFNPTTASLSEEYMPTPLPYLQISGNHRASDISTSSGTATEPPTALEGATQVSPADLLPAVRKYDPTEPPSAERGGAEFSPQASWLDLEALDETPMPVMVTERSIGLPSAHPDPPTSTRPAVFWPTLLPTSVQTTASPQGTFSGYWITGNWSACSTSCGLGAIWRTLSCSSGSDSDCDPAKRPAPAQRCYLRPCASWKVQEWSKCSRNCGGGAKTREVTCIDMRDERSLRPFHCRAVSSRPQTHLSCNLQPCLDWYASSWGQCSEVCGGGEQQRVVTCPEEDRCDLDLQPSRIQSCNNQLCVQWLTGSWGQCSTSCGGGVQRRLIKCINTKAETEVDASKCDHDLQPASTQKCNVQKCERTSSGPVCVRDRLTSRFCQTLLWLGRCQLPNIRAQCCKTCSQPPPQARSASAD